In the genome of Mucisphaera calidilacus, one region contains:
- the nusA gene encoding transcription termination factor NusA: MNGSEMLRLIDSISRDRNVDKELLFQDIEQAMVSAARKHYNAVDTEDFTCELDRLNGQLRLFRGQDPIDLDELGRIPAQTAKQVMIQRFREDERDSIYNEFVDRVGEIVTGTAQRYEGGALVVSLGSRSEGFMPRSEQIPGEQHQPGERVRCLILDVRDAGHQVKIVLSRASQDFIRRLFEVEVPEVAERVIEIKAMSREPGHRTKIAVASIDSKVDAVGACVGVRGSRIKNIVDELGGEKIDIVRWNDSSQILIQNSLKPAEVVEISLCFELGRATVIVNDDQLSLAIGKRGQNVRLAARLTNWDIDILTPPEFSRSLDIMETTLKEIEGVTEEQIDRLAALGVISIFDVEEVGAPYLSETLGYEEEFAVEIVRIASEKAKVVAEEQEREKQEAERRKAEEAAAAALSGASGIDDLLGGGAIEAAANAGPSDPGADIVELLEQRQADNEETTNDTEPVEEPDTTEPVESTEQQPKG, from the coding sequence ATGAACGGCTCTGAGATGCTGCGTCTGATCGATTCGATCTCACGCGACCGCAACGTGGACAAGGAACTGCTCTTCCAGGACATCGAGCAGGCCATGGTCTCTGCGGCCCGTAAGCACTACAACGCCGTCGACACCGAGGACTTCACCTGCGAACTCGACCGCCTCAACGGCCAGCTCCGCCTGTTCCGGGGTCAGGACCCGATCGACCTCGACGAACTGGGACGCATCCCGGCCCAGACCGCCAAGCAGGTCATGATCCAGCGTTTCCGTGAGGACGAACGCGATTCGATCTACAACGAATTCGTCGACCGCGTCGGCGAGATCGTCACCGGCACCGCCCAGCGATACGAGGGCGGCGCGCTCGTCGTCTCGCTCGGCAGCCGCTCAGAAGGCTTCATGCCCCGGTCAGAACAGATCCCCGGCGAACAGCACCAACCCGGTGAACGCGTCCGCTGCCTGATCCTCGACGTCCGCGACGCCGGCCACCAGGTCAAGATCGTCCTCAGCCGAGCCAGCCAGGACTTCATCCGACGCCTGTTCGAGGTCGAGGTCCCCGAGGTCGCCGAACGCGTCATCGAGATCAAGGCCATGTCGCGTGAACCCGGCCACCGCACCAAGATCGCCGTGGCCTCCATCGACTCCAAGGTCGATGCCGTCGGCGCCTGCGTCGGTGTCCGTGGCAGCCGCATCAAGAACATCGTGGATGAGCTCGGCGGCGAGAAGATCGACATCGTCCGCTGGAACGATTCGAGCCAGATCCTGATCCAGAACTCACTCAAGCCGGCCGAGGTCGTCGAGATCTCGCTCTGCTTTGAGCTGGGACGGGCCACCGTGATCGTCAACGACGACCAGCTCTCGCTCGCCATCGGCAAGCGCGGCCAGAACGTGCGGCTCGCCGCCCGCCTGACCAACTGGGACATCGACATCCTCACACCGCCCGAGTTTTCGCGAAGCCTCGACATCATGGAGACGACGCTCAAGGAGATCGAGGGCGTCACCGAGGAGCAGATCGACCGCCTGGCAGCGCTCGGCGTGATCAGCATCTTCGACGTCGAAGAAGTCGGTGCCCCCTACCTCTCGGAAACCCTCGGCTACGAGGAGGAGTTCGCGGTCGAGATCGTGCGCATCGCCTCCGAGAAAGCCAAGGTCGTTGCCGAAGAACAGGAACGCGAGAAGCAGGAAGCCGAACGCCGCAAGGCCGAAGAAGCCGCCGCTGCCGCACTCAGCGGCGCGTCGGGTATCGACGACCTGCTCGGCGGCGGCGCGATCGAAGCGGCCGCCAACGCCGGGCCGTCCGACCCCGGCGCCGATATCGTCGAGCTGCTGGAGCAGCGACAGGCCGACAACGAAGAAACGACCAACGACACCGAACCCGTTGAAGAACCGGACACCACCGAGCCGGTCGAGAGCACTGAGCAACAGCCCAAGGGCTGA